From a single Grus americana isolate bGruAme1 unplaced genomic scaffold, bGruAme1.mat scaffold_495, whole genome shotgun sequence genomic region:
- the LOC129200794 gene encoding LOW QUALITY PROTEIN: feather keratin Cos1-1/Cos1-3/Cos2-1-like (The sequence of the model RefSeq protein was modified relative to this genomic sequence to represent the inferred CDS: inserted 1 base in 1 codon) has product MSCYNQCQPCQPCGPTPLANSCNEPCVRQCQNSIVVIEPSPVVVTLPGPILSSFPQNTVVGSSTSAAVGSILSRDGVPINSGCCDLSCITXRYCGNRCQPC; this is encoded by the exons atgtcctgctacaaccagtgccagccctgccagccctgtggcccaaccccgctggccaacagctgcaatgagccctgcgtcaggcagtgccagaactccatAGTCGTCATtgagccctcccccgtggtggtgaccctgcccggccccatcctcagctccttcccacagaacaccgttgtgggctcctccacctccgctgctgttggcagcatcctcagccgtGACGGAGTGCCCATCaactctgggtgctgtgacctctcctgCATCA AGCGCTACTGCGGCAACAGGTGTCAACCCTGCTAA
- the LOC129200785 gene encoding feather keratin Cos2-3-like, translated as MSCYNQCQPCQPCGPTPLANSCNEPCVRQCQNSIVVIEPSPVVVTLPGPILSSFPQNTVVGSSTSAAVGSILSRDGVPINSGCCDLSCITSRYCGSRRCPPC; from the coding sequence atgtcctgctacaaccagtgccagccctgccagccctgcggcccgaccccgctggccaacagctgcaatgagccctgcgtcaggcagtgccagaactccatAGTCGTCATtgagccctcccccgtggtggtgaccctgcccggccccatcctcagctccttcccacagaacaccgttgtgggctcctccacctccgctgctgttggcagcatcctcagccgtGACGGAGTGCCCATCaactctgggtgctgtgacctctcctgCATCACCAGCCGTTACTGTGGCAGCAGAAGGTGCCCCCCTTGCTAA
- the LOC129200793 gene encoding feather keratin Cos2-3-like encodes MSCYNQCQPCQPCGPTPLANSCNEPCVRQCQNSTVVIEPSPVVVILPGPILSSFPQSTAVGSSTSAAVGSILSRDGVPINSGCCDLSCITSRYCGSRRCPPC; translated from the coding sequence atgtcctgctacaaccagtgccagccctgccagccctgcggcccgaccccgctggccaacagctgcaacgagccctgcgtcaggcagtgccagaactccaccGTTGTCATtgagccctcccccgtggtggtgattcttcctggccccatcctcagctccttcccacagagcactgccgtgggctcctccacctccgctgctgttggcagcatcctcagccgtGACGGAGTGCCCATCaactctgggtgctgtgacctctcctgCATCACCAGCCGCTACTGTGGCAGCAGAAGGTGCCCCCCTTGCTAA
- the LOC129200791 gene encoding feather keratin Cos2-3-like, with product MLVLYPRKLPLGLGQVRATIKASATPRSLIHFSCLLLLGKQVYLWPREMSCYNQCQPCQPCGPTPLANSCNEPCVRQCQNSIVVIEPSPVVVTLPGPILSSFPQNTVVGSSTSAAVGSILSRDGVPINSGCCDLSCITSRYCGNRCQPC from the exons ATGTTAGTATTGTACCCCAGG AAGCTGCCTCTGGGCCTGGGGCAGGTCAGGGCCACCATAAAAGCCAGTGCGACTCCTCGCTCTCTCATCCACTTCTCTtgtctccttctccttgggaagcAG GTGTACCTCTGGCCCAGAGAaatgtcctgctacaaccagtgccagccctgccagccctgtggccCAACCCcactggccaacagctgcaatgagccctgcgtcaggcagtgccagaactccatAGTCGTCATtgagccctcccccgtggtggtgaccctgcccggccccatcctcagctccttcccacagaacaccgttgtgggctcctccacctccgctgctgttggcagcatcctcagccgtGACGGAGTGCCCATCaactctgggtgctgtgacctctcctgCATCACCAGCCGCTACTGCGGCAACAGGTGTCAACCCTGCTAA